One segment of Meriones unguiculatus strain TT.TT164.6M chromosome X, Bangor_MerUng_6.1, whole genome shotgun sequence DNA contains the following:
- the Piga gene encoding phosphatidylinositol N-acetylglucosaminyltransferase subunit A isoform X2: MLMEIERASVTSPMASKFITCLSESCTTNLQPRLSFTVCHCSGTDLLSGIIPELCQKYQELNFLIGGEGPKRIILEEVRERYQLHDRVQILGALEHKDVRNVLVQGHIFLNTSLTEAFCMAIVEAASCGLQVVSTKVGGIPEVLPESLIILCEPSVKSLCEGLEKAIFQVKSGTLPAPENIHNVVKTFYTWRNVAERTEKVYEHVSKETVLPMHKRLKRLISHCGPVTGYIFALLAVLSYIFLIFLRWITPDSSIDVAIDASGPRRPWPPQCPCDTKRDENDKVSKSR, from the exons ATGCTTATGGAAATCGAAAGGGCATCCGTTACCTCACCAATGGCCTCAAAGTTTATTACTTGCCTCTCAGAGTCATGTACAACCAATCTACAGCCACGACTCTCTTTCACAGTCTGCCATTGCTCAG GGACTGATTTGCTTAGTGGTATAATACCTGAACTCTGTCAGAAATACCAAGAATTAAATTTCCTAATTGGAGGAGAAGGACCAAAGAGAATCATTTTGGAAGAAGTACGGGAAAGATACCAACTACATGACAG GGTGCAAATTTTGGGAGCTTTAGAACACAAGGATGTTAGGAATGTCTTAGTTCAAGGACACATTTTTCTTAACACCTCCCTCACTGAAGCATTCTGCATGGCAATCGTGGAAGCCGCCAGTTGTGGTTTGCAG GTTGTCAGCACAAAAGTTGGTGGGATTCCTGAAGTCCTTCCAGAAAgtcttattattttatgtgagCCTTCAGTAAAGTCTCTGtgtgaagggctggaaaaagcTATTTTCCAAGTGAAGTCGGGGACATTGCCAGCTCCAGAAAACATCCACAATGTAGTAAAGACTTTCTACACCTGGCGGAATGTGGCAGAGAGAACTGAAAAA GTGTATGAGCATGTATCAAAGGAAACTGTGTTGCCAATGCACAAGAGATTGAAAAGGCTCATCTCTCATTGTGGCCCAGTGACAGGCTACATTTTTGCTTTGCTGGCTGTGCTCAGCTATATCTTCCTCATTTTCCTGCGGTGGATAACTCCAGACTCTAGCATTGATGTTGCAATAGATGCTAGCGGGCCAAGGAGACCTTGGCCTCCTCAGTGTCCTTGTGATACGAAAAGAGATGAAAATGATAAGGTATCCAAAAGCAGGTAG
- the Piga gene encoding phosphatidylinositol N-acetylglucosaminyltransferase subunit A isoform X1: MANRRGGGHGQPPSVMPSWFSPRTLSTNRTCTHNICMVSDFFYPNMGGVESHIYQLSQCLIERGHKVIIVTHAYGNRKGIRYLTNGLKVYYLPLRVMYNQSTATTLFHSLPLLRYIFVRERVTIIHSHSSFSAMAHDALFHAKTMGLQTVFTDHSLFGFADVSSVLTNKLLTVSLCDTNHIICVSYTSKENTVLRAALNPEIVSVIPNAVDPTDFTPEPFRRHDSVITIVVVSRLVYRKGTDLLSGIIPELCQKYQELNFLIGGEGPKRIILEEVRERYQLHDRVQILGALEHKDVRNVLVQGHIFLNTSLTEAFCMAIVEAASCGLQVVSTKVGGIPEVLPESLIILCEPSVKSLCEGLEKAIFQVKSGTLPAPENIHNVVKTFYTWRNVAERTEKVYEHVSKETVLPMHKRLKRLISHCGPVTGYIFALLAVLSYIFLIFLRWITPDSSIDVAIDASGPRRPWPPQCPCDTKRDENDKVSKSR, encoded by the exons ATGGCCAATAGAAGAGGAGGTGGGCATGGCCAGCCTCCCTCAGTGATGCCTTCCTGGTTTAGCCCTCGAACTCTTTCCACCAATAGGACCTGCACTCATAATATATGCATGGTATCTGACTTTTTCTACCCAAACATGGGAGGTGTTGAAAGCCACATTTACCAGCTCTCTCAGTGCCTCATTGAGAGGGGGCACAAGGTCATAATTGTCACCCATGCTTATGGAAATCGAAAGGGCATCCGTTACCTCACCAATGGCCTCAAAGTTTATTACTTGCCTCTCAGAGTCATGTACAACCAATCTACAGCCACGACTCTCTTTCACAGTCTGCCATTGCTCAGGTACATATTTGTTCGGGAAAGAGTTACGATAATCCATTCCCACAGTTCTTTTTCTGCCATGGCCCATGATGCTCTCTTCCACGCCAAGACAATGGGGCTTCAGACAGTCTTCACGGACCATTCCCTTTTTGGATTTGCTGATGTCAGCTCGGTGCTTACAAACAAGCTTCTAACTGTGTCTCTTTGTGACACAAACCACATCATTTGTGTCTCTTATACTAGTAAGGAAAACACTGTACTAAGAGCAGCACTGAATCCTGAAATAGTGTCCGTCATTCCTAACGCTGTAGATCCTACTGACTTCACTCCAGAACCATTTAGGAGGCATGATAGTGTAATAACTATTGTTGTTGTCAGCAGACTTGTATACAGAAAAG GGACTGATTTGCTTAGTGGTATAATACCTGAACTCTGTCAGAAATACCAAGAATTAAATTTCCTAATTGGAGGAGAAGGACCAAAGAGAATCATTTTGGAAGAAGTACGGGAAAGATACCAACTACATGACAG GGTGCAAATTTTGGGAGCTTTAGAACACAAGGATGTTAGGAATGTCTTAGTTCAAGGACACATTTTTCTTAACACCTCCCTCACTGAAGCATTCTGCATGGCAATCGTGGAAGCCGCCAGTTGTGGTTTGCAG GTTGTCAGCACAAAAGTTGGTGGGATTCCTGAAGTCCTTCCAGAAAgtcttattattttatgtgagCCTTCAGTAAAGTCTCTGtgtgaagggctggaaaaagcTATTTTCCAAGTGAAGTCGGGGACATTGCCAGCTCCAGAAAACATCCACAATGTAGTAAAGACTTTCTACACCTGGCGGAATGTGGCAGAGAGAACTGAAAAA GTGTATGAGCATGTATCAAAGGAAACTGTGTTGCCAATGCACAAGAGATTGAAAAGGCTCATCTCTCATTGTGGCCCAGTGACAGGCTACATTTTTGCTTTGCTGGCTGTGCTCAGCTATATCTTCCTCATTTTCCTGCGGTGGATAACTCCAGACTCTAGCATTGATGTTGCAATAGATGCTAGCGGGCCAAGGAGACCTTGGCCTCCTCAGTGTCCTTGTGATACGAAAAGAGATGAAAATGATAAGGTATCCAAAAGCAGGTAG